In one window of Erinaceus europaeus chromosome 17, mEriEur2.1, whole genome shotgun sequence DNA:
- the LOC103110373 gene encoding olfactory receptor 5M8-like, producing the protein MARANSSLVTEFVLLGLTDRPELQPILFVLFLVIYLITVGGNLGMLILIRIDSRLHTPMYFFLAGLSFLDLCYSTNVTPNMLVNFLSEKKTISYAACLVQCYFFIAMVITEYYMLAVMAYDRYVAICNPLLYSSKMSKGVCIRLIVAPYVYGFLSGLMETMWTYRLTFCDSNVINHFYCADPPLIRLSCSDTFIKETSIKGNLTSVSEFILLGLTNRKELQLPLFLLFLAIFMVTVVGNLGMIVLIQVNSRLHTPMYFFLSHLSFVDLTFSSNVTPKMLEIFLSEKTTISYSACLLQCYLFIALVHVEMYILAVMAYDRYMAIHNPLLYGSKMSKSVCTCLIMVPYVYGALTGFMETMWTYKLVFCGPNQVNHFYCADPPLIKLACSDTYNKETSMFVVAGCNLSFSLLIILISYFYIFPAILRIRSTEGRHKAFSTCGSHLTAVFIFYATLFFMYLRPPSKESVEQGKMVAVFYTTVIPMLNPMIYSLRNKDVKEALAKELLKSKIFS; encoded by the exons ATGGCCAGAGCAAATTCCTCGCTGGTCACTGAATTTGTGCTCTTGGGACTCACGGATCGTCCAGAGCTCCAGCCCATCCTCTTTGTGCTGTTTCTGGTGATCTACTTGATTACCGTTGGAGGAAACCTTGGCATGTTGATACTGATCAGGATAGATTCTCGCCTCCATACCCCTATGTACTTCTTCCTTGCCGGCTTGTCGTTCTTGGATTTGTGCTATTCCACCAACGTGACTCCTAATATGCTGGTGAACTTCTTATCGGAGAAGAAAACCATCTCCTACGCGGCATGTCTGGTCCAGTGTTATTTCTTCATTGCCATGGTCATTACTGAATATTACATGCTAGCTGTGATGGCTTATGACAGGTATGTGGCCATCTGTAACCCTTTGCTTTACAGCAGCAAGATGTCCAAGGGGGTCTGCATTCGTCTGATTGTCGCTCCATATGTCTATGGGTTCCTGAGTGGTCTGATGGAAACCATGTGGACCTACCGCTTGACCTTCTGTGACTCCAATGTTATTAATCACTTCTACTGTGCGGACCCACCCCTCATCCGACTTTCCTGCTCAGACACTTTCATTAAGGAGACGTCCAT CAA AGGAAACCTCACCTCAGTGTCTGAGTTCATTCTCCTGGGCCTGACCAATCGCAAGGAGCTCCAGCTCCCCCTCTTCCTGCTGTTTCTGGCCATTTTCATGGTCACGGTAGTAGGGAACCTTGGCATGATTGTGCTCATTCAGGTCAACTCCAGGCTCCACACCCCCATGTATTTCTTCCTGAGCCACCTGTCCTTTGTGGATCTGACCTTCTCTTCCAACGTGACTCCGAAGATGCTGGAGATTTTCTTATCTGAGAAGACGACCATTTCCTACTCTGCTTGTCTGCTGCAATGTTACCTGTTCATTGCCTTGGTCCATGTGGAGATGTACATCCTAGCCGTGATGGCCTATGATAGGTACATGGCTATTCACAACCCTCTGCTTTACGGCAGCAAAATGTCCAAGAGTGTTTGCACCTGCCTCATCATGGTGCCTTATGTGTATGGAGCTCTCACGGGCTTCATGGAGACCATGTGGACCTACAAGCTGGTCTTCTGTGGCCCCAATCAAGTCAACCACTTCTACTGTGCAGACCCACCATTGATCAAGTTGGCTTGCTCTGACACCTACAACAAAGAGACATCAATGTTTGTGGTGGCTGGGTGtaacctttctttttctctcctcatcATCCTGATTTCCTACTTCTATATTTTTCCGGCTATCTTGAGGATTCGTTCTACGGAAGGAAGGCACAAAGCCTTCTCCACGTGTGGCTCTCACCTCACAGCTGTCTTCATATTCTATGCCACTCTCTTCTTCATGTATCTCAGACCCCCCTCAAAGGAGTCAGTAGAACAGGGAAAAATGGTGGCTGTGTTTTACACCACAGTCATCCCCATGTTGAATCCTATGATCTACAGTCTTCGAAATAAGGATGTGAAAGAAGCCTTAGCCAAAGaactattaaaaagtaaaatattttcgtAA